Proteins encoded within one genomic window of Salipaludibacillus agaradhaerens:
- a CDS encoding Ger(x)C family spore germination protein — translation MMKKQWRGTVLIVLILIMPGCWSLIEINDNALVTAVYLDITEEGLVELTLGFPLTTRMIPGDIGGTADGGDLYATVTKTAENIPTAYRKIQADLPRIITWGHTRVIVFSSEFAENGVYESLEFFTRQPDFHLTASVFITSDKAADIASLTPVFERLPSEVIHEFVNHEVTLDVKVKDFMRAYHYGGNTLAPLLTIGEKPMISEGGEKSTWVGTGGAALFHEGRMVGELSVPLMRGAMWFERRTEDAVITIDSFTDGKPVSIIVLYADIKKKPQIKDGNVLFELTIEVDDDLLAVDSDIDVTVPSLLHKLEKQFAAAIKERIEGAFKETQVHQADVFNIGQYIEWYYPDYWEEVRPQWHEKYSDVMLDCDVTIKINRPGSVKNPPWAKEEIEI, via the coding sequence ATGATGAAAAAACAATGGCGAGGGACAGTTTTAATAGTTTTAATTCTGATCATGCCAGGGTGCTGGTCACTAATAGAAATTAATGATAATGCTTTAGTGACAGCTGTCTACTTGGATATAACAGAAGAGGGTCTTGTAGAGCTTACCCTTGGATTTCCGTTAACGACACGGATGATTCCTGGAGACATCGGAGGAACCGCTGATGGTGGGGATTTATATGCTACTGTGACAAAAACAGCAGAAAATATTCCTACAGCCTATCGAAAAATCCAAGCAGATTTACCTCGAATAATTACTTGGGGGCATACACGAGTCATTGTCTTTAGTAGCGAATTTGCTGAAAATGGGGTGTATGAATCGCTTGAGTTTTTCACGCGCCAACCAGATTTCCACTTAACGGCATCCGTGTTTATTACGTCAGATAAAGCAGCTGACATTGCAAGTTTAACACCGGTCTTTGAGAGACTGCCATCCGAGGTGATCCATGAATTTGTGAATCATGAAGTGACCCTTGATGTGAAGGTAAAAGATTTTATGAGGGCGTATCATTATGGCGGTAATACGCTAGCTCCTCTTCTAACGATAGGGGAAAAACCGATGATAAGTGAAGGGGGAGAGAAAAGTACATGGGTAGGAACTGGAGGGGCTGCTCTTTTTCATGAAGGTAGAATGGTAGGTGAGCTATCAGTGCCACTTATGCGTGGTGCTATGTGGTTTGAACGCCGAACAGAGGATGCAGTGATAACAATAGACTCGTTCACGGATGGAAAACCGGTGAGTATCATTGTCCTATATGCGGACATAAAAAAGAAACCCCAGATAAAAGATGGAAATGTTCTATTTGAACTGACCATTGAAGTAGATGATGATCTATTAGCAGTCGATTCTGATATTGATGTTACAGTGCCGTCTCTTCTTCATAAACTTGAAAAACAATTTGCAGCTGCAATAAAAGAAAGAATTGAAGGCGCATTCAAAGAAACCCAAGTCCATCAAGCAGATGTTTTTAATATCGGACAATATATAGAATGGTATTATCCTGACTATTGGGAAGAGGTTAGGCCACAATGGCATGAGAAATATAGTGACGTTATGTTAGATTGTGACGTCACGATCAAAATTAACAGACCAGGTTCAGTGAAAAATCCACCGTGGGCAAAAGAGGAAATTGAGATTTAA
- a CDS encoding thioredoxin domain-containing protein, whose protein sequence is MKHTFVSHLFASIVGMIAVLLIVLSFVIVVFWPATDQDEPVLGEEEGEYIEPTAYQTADLIEDRLFLGEEEAENEVIFVLDYACPYCKEWVEEIYGQLKDDYIDSGDVKFYILPQVFLSKESLALTEFTEKVAQRYPEQYFDVTHKIYETFEDAHWGSEAYIESLASEFDLNEWEEIELDYDVIRRTRQVTRGLDVEVVPSIYVNGYKIEDMMDYEEIKHLLETTERAKWPSSGESCGENDDDC, encoded by the coding sequence ATGAAACATACATTTGTTAGTCATCTGTTTGCGAGTATTGTAGGTATGATTGCTGTTCTACTCATCGTGCTAAGCTTTGTTATCGTCGTCTTTTGGCCGGCAACTGATCAGGATGAGCCAGTTTTAGGGGAGGAAGAGGGAGAATATATTGAACCAACGGCTTATCAAACGGCTGATTTAATAGAGGATCGACTCTTTTTGGGGGAAGAAGAGGCAGAAAATGAGGTCATTTTCGTGTTAGATTATGCTTGTCCTTATTGTAAAGAATGGGTAGAAGAGATTTATGGACAGTTGAAGGACGATTATATTGATTCAGGAGATGTAAAGTTTTATATTTTGCCCCAAGTATTTTTAAGTAAAGAATCGCTGGCGCTGACAGAATTTACAGAGAAGGTGGCACAGCGTTATCCTGAACAATATTTTGATGTCACTCATAAAATATATGAAACATTTGAAGACGCCCATTGGGGGTCAGAAGCGTATATTGAAAGCTTAGCTTCAGAATTTGACTTGAATGAGTGGGAAGAGATTGAGCTTGATTATGATGTTATCAGACGAACAAGGCAAGTGACGCGTGGATTAGACGTTGAGGTCGTGCCTTCAATTTACGTGAATGGCTATAAAATTGAAGATATGATGGACTACGAAGAAATCAAACACCTACTCGAAACAACGGAACGAGCAAAATGGCCTAGCAGCGGTGAAAGTTGTGGCGAAAATGATGATGATTGCTAA
- a CDS encoding PTS sugar transporter subunit IIB, with translation MNILLCCAAGMSTSLLVSRMEKAAKEQGKDYTIWAVPGEQARKQIDKADVLLLGPQVRFMLNDMAELGKSKGVPVDVINTLHYGTADGAEVLKHAESMAEK, from the coding sequence ATGAATATTTTGTTATGTTGTGCAGCCGGTATGTCAACAAGTCTTCTAGTGAGCAGAATGGAAAAAGCCGCAAAAGAGCAAGGGAAAGACTACACCATATGGGCGGTGCCTGGCGAACAGGCACGAAAACAAATTGACAAGGCTGATGTGTTGTTACTGGGACCCCAAGTGAGGTTTATGCTTAACGATATGGCTGAATTAGGAAAATCCAAAGGAGTACCCGTGGATGTTATTAACACCCTTCATTATGGTACAGCAGATGGTGCAGAAGTGTTAAAGCACGCAGAGTCAATGGCAGAAAAATAG
- a CDS encoding spore germination protein: MTHKVILHEKLALIQEQLGKSTDVVYHCFTTWSGQPCALVYIEGIVSREGVQRYVLEPLIRSHERKQSFHDLLENVFLKKHLAVAGYRICHDIGNALQELLDGSVLLLMDQEVTMASFPLGKYEMRQVNESTNENVIRGPKEAFVEDLKTNISLLRRKIKSEKLTVEMLRFGELTHTKASVLYINGVCEAQLVHEVKERLGKIELDGVLDSGYLEAFLEDEPMSPFPQLENTERPDVAAASLLEGRIAILLDGSPVCLIAPVTFFMLMQAAEDYYQRAMVGTWVRWIRFFSILLSLTLPSLYVAITTFHAEVLPTNLMLTIAAARDIVPFPALLEALMMELTFEVLREASVRIPKPLGQAISILGALVIGTAAVQAGIVSAPMVIVVSLTGITSYVVPHNNLGTSIRLLRFPVLVMASVFGVFGIMICFVLIILHLCTLRSLGTPYLTPLNWSEWKDVFVRVPWTMMKNRPSLFGTAHNKARTEDLTGTHKLKEEKP, encoded by the coding sequence ATGACCCACAAGGTTATATTGCATGAGAAATTAGCGCTTATTCAAGAGCAGCTTGGTAAGTCGACAGATGTGGTATATCACTGTTTTACAACCTGGAGCGGCCAACCGTGTGCATTAGTATACATTGAAGGGATCGTAAGTCGTGAAGGTGTTCAACGGTATGTGTTGGAACCATTGATAAGAAGTCATGAGCGAAAGCAATCCTTTCATGACTTACTTGAAAATGTATTTTTGAAAAAGCACCTTGCAGTTGCTGGCTATCGTATTTGTCATGACATCGGAAACGCTTTGCAAGAATTATTGGACGGCTCCGTTTTGTTACTGATGGATCAAGAAGTGACGATGGCGTCATTTCCATTAGGCAAATATGAGATGCGCCAAGTGAATGAATCGACCAATGAAAACGTCATACGTGGGCCTAAGGAAGCTTTTGTAGAAGATTTAAAAACAAATATAAGCTTACTTCGTCGGAAGATTAAAAGTGAAAAGTTAACAGTTGAAATGTTGCGTTTTGGAGAATTAACTCACACAAAAGCTTCTGTTCTATATATTAACGGAGTATGTGAGGCACAATTGGTTCATGAAGTGAAAGAAAGACTAGGAAAGATTGAGTTGGACGGTGTACTAGATTCAGGTTACTTAGAAGCTTTTCTGGAAGATGAACCAATGTCACCGTTTCCACAGCTAGAGAATACTGAGCGACCGGATGTCGCAGCGGCATCGTTATTGGAAGGTCGAATCGCCATTTTGTTAGATGGGTCACCCGTTTGTTTGATAGCGCCCGTCACATTTTTTATGTTAATGCAAGCAGCTGAAGATTATTATCAACGAGCAATGGTTGGCACATGGGTAAGGTGGATTCGTTTCTTTTCCATTCTACTATCTCTAACACTTCCCTCATTATATGTAGCGATTACAACGTTTCATGCAGAGGTGCTTCCCACAAACTTGATGTTAACCATTGCAGCAGCAAGAGACATCGTCCCATTTCCAGCATTATTGGAAGCGTTGATGATGGAACTGACCTTTGAAGTGTTGCGGGAAGCGAGTGTTCGTATTCCGAAACCGTTAGGACAAGCCATTTCTATTCTTGGTGCCCTCGTAATCGGGACGGCTGCTGTTCAAGCAGGGATTGTCTCAGCGCCTATGGTCATCGTTGTGTCATTGACGGGAATCACTTCTTATGTGGTCCCACATAATAATTTAGGTACTTCAATTCGTCTCCTTCGCTTTCCTGTTCTTGTTATGGCCAGTGTATTTGGTGTTTTCGGGATCATGATCTGTTTCGTTCTTATTATTCTTCACTTATGTACGTTACGTTCGCTCGGTACCCCTTATCTCACGCCGTTAAATTGGTCTGAATGGAAGGATGTTTTTGTGCGTGTCCCTTGGACAATGATGAAAAATCGACCAAGCCTGTTTGGTACTGCTCATAACAAAGCCAGAACAGAAGATTTAACAGGCACTCACAAACTCAAGGAAGAAAAACCATGA